One window from the genome of Mucilaginibacter ginsenosidivorans encodes:
- the rnr gene encoding ribonuclease R translates to MSKKKNNSSIKLVLTQLVLDIFEQSGNAPLNYKQVSAKLNVRDPESRETILEILKEEAQKGTLKEVSHGKFQLRELKTFIEGVVDMTNDGSAYIVTDDPDETDIYVAPRKLRNALNGDRVKVYVYAKSKGQRQEGEVIEILQRFKMEFTGIVKVSERFAFFIPDDRKMMHDIFIPLSDLNGAKNGIKAVAEITDWPAGAKNPIGRIKNVLGVQGENDTEMNAILAEYGFPLSFPKEVEQESEEIPDVITKEEIARRRDFREVLTFTIDPFDAKDFDDAISFHALPNGNYEVGVHIADVSHYIQPDSALDKEALERATSVYLVDRVIPMLPERLSNGLCSLRPKEDKLCFAAVFEMDEDAHVINEWFGKTVIHSDRRFAYEEVQQIIEDKAGEFAKEILKLNALAYKLRERKFKNGAISFETTEVKFKLDERGKPVGVYIKERKDAHKLIEDFMLLANRKVAEYVSKMGKGKHKYTFVYRTHDSPKADSLASFAQFAARFGYRINMKSDKEIAKSLNFLMEDVEGKKEQNVLTQLAIRSMAKAIYTTKSTSHYGLAFDHYTHFTSPIRRYPDVMVHRLLFHYLNNGQSANEAYYEKLCQHCSQMEKKAADAERASVKYKQAEFLRDQIGSVYTGIISGVTEWGMYVEIIENKCEGMIRLREITDDFYTLDEKNYAIIGQRKKKVYRLGDEVKIKVKNVDLTKKQIDFSLVQE, encoded by the coding sequence ATGTCTAAAAAGAAAAACAACTCCTCTATCAAACTGGTACTCACGCAGTTGGTATTGGATATATTTGAACAAAGCGGCAATGCTCCGCTTAATTACAAGCAAGTTTCAGCAAAATTGAATGTCCGCGACCCTGAATCGCGCGAAACTATTCTCGAAATATTAAAAGAAGAAGCTCAAAAGGGTACGCTCAAAGAAGTTTCACATGGCAAGTTCCAGCTGCGCGAACTTAAAACATTTATTGAAGGCGTAGTCGACATGACCAACGACGGCTCGGCCTATATCGTTACTGATGACCCGGATGAAACCGATATTTATGTGGCGCCGCGCAAACTGCGGAACGCACTTAACGGCGACCGGGTTAAGGTTTATGTTTATGCCAAAAGCAAGGGCCAGCGGCAGGAAGGCGAAGTAATAGAAATATTGCAGCGCTTTAAGATGGAGTTTACCGGCATCGTTAAGGTATCGGAACGGTTCGCCTTTTTTATTCCTGATGACCGCAAGATGATGCATGATATATTTATCCCGCTGAGCGACCTGAACGGCGCTAAAAACGGGATAAAAGCCGTCGCCGAAATTACCGACTGGCCCGCAGGGGCTAAAAACCCGATAGGCCGCATCAAAAATGTGCTGGGTGTACAGGGCGAGAATGACACCGAAATGAACGCCATTCTGGCGGAATATGGTTTTCCGTTGTCATTTCCCAAAGAGGTTGAGCAGGAATCGGAGGAGATACCAGACGTCATAACAAAAGAGGAAATAGCCCGCCGTCGCGATTTCAGGGAAGTGCTCACGTTTACTATCGATCCGTTCGATGCCAAGGACTTTGATGACGCCATATCCTTCCATGCGCTGCCAAACGGCAATTACGAGGTGGGCGTTCATATCGCCGACGTATCACACTATATTCAACCCGATTCGGCCCTGGACAAAGAGGCCCTGGAGCGCGCCACCTCAGTTTACCTGGTAGACAGGGTGATACCCATGCTGCCCGAACGTTTATCCAATGGTTTATGTTCCTTAAGACCGAAGGAGGACAAGCTATGTTTTGCCGCTGTTTTTGAAATGGACGAAGATGCCCATGTGATTAACGAATGGTTTGGCAAAACGGTAATTCATTCCGACAGGCGCTTTGCTTACGAGGAAGTGCAGCAGATAATTGAAGATAAGGCCGGCGAGTTTGCTAAGGAAATATTAAAGCTGAATGCTTTGGCTTATAAGCTGCGCGAACGCAAGTTTAAAAACGGCGCCATCAGTTTCGAGACCACCGAAGTAAAATTCAAGCTGGATGAAAGGGGTAAGCCTGTTGGCGTTTATATAAAAGAACGTAAAGACGCCCATAAGCTGATAGAAGATTTTATGCTGCTGGCCAACCGCAAAGTGGCCGAATATGTAAGCAAAATGGGCAAAGGCAAGCACAAATACACCTTTGTTTACCGTACGCACGATTCGCCGAAGGCGGATAGCCTCGCCAGCTTTGCCCAGTTTGCGGCAAGGTTTGGCTACCGCATCAACATGAAATCGGACAAGGAAATAGCCAAATCGCTTAATTTTTTGATGGAAGATGTGGAAGGAAAGAAAGAGCAGAATGTGCTCACCCAATTAGCCATCCGTTCCATGGCAAAGGCTATTTATACCACCAAATCCACCAGTCATTACGGACTGGCGTTCGATCATTATACCCACTTCACCTCGCCTATCCGCCGCTACCCCGACGTGATGGTACACCGCCTGCTGTTCCATTATCTTAACAACGGGCAATCGGCCAATGAGGCATACTATGAGAAATTGTGCCAGCATTGTTCGCAAATGGAGAAAAAGGCGGCAGATGCCGAACGCGCCTCGGTTAAATACAAACAGGCCGAATTTTTACGCGACCAGATCGGCAGCGTCTACACGGGCATCATATCGGGTGTTACCGAATGGGGTATGTATGTGGAGATCATCGAAAACAAATGCGAGGGCATGATACGCCTGCGTGAAATAACGGACGATTTTTACACCCTGGACGAAAAGAACTATGCCATCATCGGGCAGCGTAAAAAGAAAGTTTACCGCTTGGGCGACGAGGTGAAGATCAAAGTAAAAAATGTCGATCTCACTAAAAAGCAGATCGATTTCTCATTGGTGCAGGAGTAA
- a CDS encoding polyprenyl synthetase family protein, with amino-acid sequence MRTINQLQEIINREVDRLDFPIYPADLYEPIKYILALGGKRIRPALLLMSCDMFGGDVQKAVPPALAIEVFHNFTLMHDDIMDNAPLRRGKVTVHEKWNKNVAILSGDVMLVKGYELMMNVDDHLLRPIMNIFNDTAVGVCEGQQIDMGFETRSDVRIDEYINMIRLKTAVVLGGALKIGALIGGSTSEDALLLQTFGEQLGVAFQLQDDILDVYGDPEKFGKQVGGDILSNKKTFLQIKALELADEQQAFDLTRWFSGMQFDPKKKIAAVTGIYDQLNIRHYAWETMHTYAANAFEALDAISLPPAPKQYLRDFADGLMVREN; translated from the coding sequence ATGAGGACTATTAACCAACTGCAGGAAATAATTAACCGGGAGGTTGATCGCCTCGATTTTCCCATATACCCTGCGGACCTGTACGAGCCCATAAAATATATCCTGGCGCTCGGTGGAAAGCGCATCAGGCCGGCTTTATTACTGATGTCGTGCGATATGTTTGGCGGCGATGTTCAAAAGGCCGTCCCCCCTGCGCTGGCTATCGAGGTGTTCCATAATTTCACGCTAATGCACGACGACATTATGGATAATGCCCCGCTGCGCCGTGGAAAAGTGACCGTGCACGAAAAGTGGAACAAAAACGTAGCTATCCTTTCGGGCGATGTGATGCTGGTAAAGGGTTACGAACTGATGATGAATGTGGACGACCACTTACTGCGCCCTATCATGAATATATTTAACGACACGGCGGTAGGTGTTTGCGAAGGCCAGCAGATAGATATGGGATTTGAGACACGAAGCGATGTACGTATTGACGAATACATTAATATGATACGTCTCAAGACAGCCGTGGTATTAGGCGGCGCCCTTAAAATAGGCGCCCTCATAGGTGGCTCAACTTCCGAGGACGCATTGTTGTTGCAAACATTCGGGGAGCAATTAGGCGTTGCCTTCCAGTTGCAGGACGATATACTGGATGTTTACGGCGACCCGGAGAAATTCGGCAAGCAGGTTGGCGGCGACATCCTTTCCAATAAAAAGACTTTTCTCCAGATCAAAGCGCTTGAATTGGCTGATGAACAACAGGCATTTGATTTAACCCGGTGGTTTTCAGGAATGCAATTCGACCCCAAGAAAAAAATAGCAGCCGTTACCGGCATATATGATCAGTTGAATATCCGCCATTATGCCTGGGAGACCATGCATACCTACGCCGCCAATGCTTTTGAGGCGCTGGATGCTATCAGCTTGCCCCCTGCCCCCAAACAGTACCTCCGCGACTTTGCCGACGGCTTGATGGTGAGGGAGAATTAA
- a CDS encoding energy transducer TonB — protein MKKTLFLFLFTIVTVIGAKAQTADDAKVDTIDIPSEMPRQIDTKVMVFTAVESEPKFPGGMQEFYKYLGNSINVPASLFVKGRVQVSFVVETDGQVVETKIIKGIVTQKMKQEILRVFNASPKWKPAIQNGRPVRVQYSIPLSF, from the coding sequence ATGAAAAAAACCTTATTCCTTTTTCTTTTCACAATAGTAACTGTAATTGGTGCGAAGGCCCAAACGGCTGATGATGCCAAGGTTGATACTATAGATATTCCAAGTGAGATGCCAAGGCAAATCGACACGAAAGTCATGGTTTTTACTGCGGTTGAGTCGGAACCTAAATTTCCTGGCGGGATGCAGGAGTTTTATAAATATCTTGGAAATAGTATAAATGTACCGGCGAGCCTTTTTGTAAAAGGCCGGGTGCAGGTGAGTTTTGTCGTTGAAACCGATGGACAAGTTGTCGAAACAAAGATCATCAAAGGCATAGTAACTCAAAAGATGAAGCAGGAAATACTCCGCGTCTTTAATGCTTCACCCAAATGGAAACCGGCAATACAGAACGGCAGACCTGTCAGAGTTCAATATTCGATACCATTAAGTTTTTGA
- a CDS encoding energy transducer TonB: MKNSFLILVLLIAFITTHGQQPTTPPPPPLPAKHADPDAAIVVDGTDTTTSKNDKIFTAVEHEPEYPGGMMKFYQYIHENLKYPEKAKNSGIEGRVILGFIVEKDGSFSDIVINRGLSRECDAEAVRLLKSTEKWNPGVQNGHLVRVMYNVIITFKTPE, translated from the coding sequence ATGAAAAACTCTTTTTTGATCCTTGTTTTACTGATTGCTTTTATTACCACACATGGCCAGCAACCCACTACTCCACCGCCTCCGCCGCTCCCTGCAAAACATGCAGACCCGGATGCCGCGATCGTTGTTGACGGCACGGACACGACCACATCAAAAAACGATAAGATTTTCACTGCCGTAGAGCATGAGCCGGAATACCCGGGCGGCATGATGAAATTTTACCAATACATACATGAGAACCTTAAATATCCTGAAAAAGCAAAAAACAGCGGTATAGAAGGCAGGGTCATACTTGGATTTATTGTGGAAAAAGATGGTTCATTTTCTGATATAGTTATCAACAGGGGTTTATCCCGCGAATGTGATGCCGAAGCCGTAAGATTACTAAAAAGCACAGAAAAATGGAATCCGGGAGTTCAAAACGGACACCTTGTTCGCGTTATGTATAACGTTATTATCACTTTTAAAACACCGGAATGA
- a CDS encoding energy transducer TonB has translation MKTAGFLLLLVLTGYVAKAQGKIKVSKAAHVNKTFTGCDDEVLASFPGGMRNFNRYIKKSLHYPPHAVVHHIQGKVLLNFAVEKDGSVSAVKVIKGVSPDLDAEAVRILKHSPKWHPTTECGKPAVTEFNLPINFSLKKPK, from the coding sequence ATGAAAACCGCTGGATTTCTTCTGCTCCTGGTACTAACTGGCTATGTCGCAAAGGCCCAGGGCAAGATAAAGGTTTCCAAAGCCGCCCATGTAAATAAAACTTTTACAGGATGCGATGACGAAGTGTTAGCATCATTTCCGGGTGGTATGCGTAATTTTAACAGGTATATCAAAAAAAGTCTTCACTACCCGCCGCACGCCGTGGTTCATCACATACAAGGAAAGGTATTACTGAATTTTGCCGTCGAAAAAGATGGCAGCGTCAGTGCTGTAAAAGTGATCAAAGGTGTTTCACCTGATCTGGATGCAGAAGCGGTACGCATACTTAAACATTCGCCCAAATGGCACCCGACCACCGAATGCGGAAAACCGGCCGTGACAGAATTTAACTTACCTATTAATTTTTCTTTGAAGAAACCAAAGTAA
- a CDS encoding M1 family metallopeptidase has protein sequence MKKLLTILFAAVCISSSANAQAKDSVLTSGGKLKPEQAIMDVRHYTIALNLDFKDRTIDGYTAIDVIMAKPTNVLLFDLMDTYKVKSVLVNGKKQAFGYKNNLITVNLDKELPVGKASVKVFYDGKPHVARRPPWDDGFTWTQDSTGHQWMAITAEGAGGKLYYPCKDHPSDEPNEGVDMMITVPKDLVVAGPGLLKDVKRHGETATYHWKTNYTINNYSILFNVGDYKVFSRPFTTVDGTKTTVQFYVLKEHADKAEHFLDVFEKTIHEQEKYFGEYPFAKEKIAMVETPHLGMEHQTMVAYGNKFRYTKIGGQDYDWLMHHEFGHEWWGNKVTAKDWADYWIHEGICSFGDALYTREFEGEAAYNKIFQHSIFGIQNNLPVVQHPDMDEEAAYINDIYSKGAFFMHTLRYVMGDSTFFPALKKFVTSPQYTYDNLVNTNDVEQFFTKAAGRDLKPLFNLYLRTTDKLEIHVQALPGNKYLVQLQNISIPLPLDIATDAGTKRVMVDSKGVKIESKTLPVIDPEVFYIKKLIIE, from the coding sequence ATGAAAAAGCTATTGACAATATTATTTGCGGCCGTATGTATAAGTTCGTCCGCAAATGCCCAGGCAAAAGACTCCGTTCTTACCTCCGGCGGTAAACTAAAGCCCGAGCAGGCCATTATGGATGTAAGGCACTACACCATTGCGTTAAACCTCGATTTTAAGGACCGCACCATCGATGGCTATACGGCTATAGATGTCATCATGGCCAAACCAACCAATGTATTACTGTTCGACCTGATGGACACCTACAAGGTGAAAAGCGTATTGGTGAACGGTAAAAAACAGGCGTTCGGCTATAAGAACAACCTTATCACCGTTAATCTTGATAAAGAATTACCCGTCGGAAAGGCCAGCGTAAAGGTGTTTTACGACGGCAAGCCGCATGTTGCCCGCCGCCCGCCCTGGGACGACGGCTTTACCTGGACGCAGGATTCGACCGGGCACCAGTGGATGGCTATTACTGCCGAGGGTGCGGGCGGCAAGCTGTATTACCCCTGCAAGGATCACCCTTCCGACGAGCCGAATGAAGGCGTAGATATGATGATAACCGTGCCGAAGGACCTGGTTGTAGCCGGACCGGGCTTATTGAAAGATGTAAAAAGGCACGGTGAAACAGCTACCTACCATTGGAAAACCAACTATACCATCAATAATTACAGCATACTGTTCAATGTTGGCGATTATAAAGTATTCAGCCGGCCGTTTACTACGGTTGACGGCACCAAAACCACCGTGCAATTTTATGTATTGAAGGAACACGCCGATAAGGCGGAACACTTCCTGGATGTGTTTGAAAAAACCATTCATGAGCAGGAAAAGTATTTCGGCGAATACCCTTTCGCCAAAGAAAAGATAGCCATGGTTGAAACACCGCACCTGGGTATGGAGCACCAGACCATGGTGGCTTATGGCAACAAGTTCCGTTACACCAAAATTGGCGGCCAGGATTACGACTGGCTGATGCACCACGAGTTTGGCCACGAGTGGTGGGGAAACAAAGTGACCGCTAAGGACTGGGCCGATTACTGGATACACGAGGGCATTTGTTCTTTCGGCGATGCGTTGTACACCCGCGAGTTTGAAGGTGAGGCGGCTTATAACAAGATATTCCAGCACAGTATTTTCGGTATACAAAATAACCTTCCCGTAGTTCAGCATCCCGACATGGACGAAGAAGCGGCATACATTAACGATATCTATTCAAAAGGCGCTTTCTTTATGCACACGCTGCGCTATGTGATGGGCGACAGCACTTTCTTTCCGGCCCTGAAAAAATTCGTCACAAGTCCGCAGTACACTTATGACAACCTGGTGAATACGAATGATGTCGAGCAGTTCTTCACCAAAGCAGCCGGTCGCGATCTTAAACCATTATTCAACCTCTATTTAAGGACAACAGACAAGCTCGAAATTCACGTACAGGCCCTGCCGGGGAATAAGTACCTGGTGCAACTGCAAAACATCAGTATCCCTTTGCCGCTCGACATTGCTACCGATGCAGGAACAAAACGGGTTATGGTTGACAGCAAAGGTGTTAAGATCGAGAGCAAAACGCTGCCGGTGATCGATCCGGAGGTGTTTTATATAAAAAAATTGATTATTGAGTAG
- a CDS encoding energy transducer TonB: MKQLLFICVLIINCCSLKAQSKSAQIDTTHMEVNHPYNDDDYTRPTFPGGLKQFYKYLAKSIHYPTSAVKGKIHGKVYLNFTIEKDGNVDSVKVIRGVSKDIDMEAIRVLKSSPKWNPGTHHRNPIPYRYSIPINFELPKKGKQKSHDQN, from the coding sequence ATGAAACAGCTTTTGTTTATCTGTGTGCTTATAATAAATTGCTGTTCATTAAAAGCACAGAGCAAATCAGCACAAATTGACACTACTCATATGGAGGTTAACCATCCATATAATGATGATGACTACACACGACCAACTTTTCCGGGTGGATTAAAACAATTTTATAAATATCTGGCTAAAAGTATTCATTATCCGACGAGTGCTGTTAAAGGCAAAATCCATGGGAAGGTTTATCTAAATTTCACGATAGAGAAAGACGGCAATGTTGATAGTGTAAAAGTTATCAGAGGAGTGTCCAAAGATATTGATATGGAAGCTATTCGGGTACTTAAAAGTTCTCCCAAATGGAATCCTGGAACTCATCACCGTAACCCGATACCTTATAGGTACAGCATTCCAATTAATTTCGAACTACCTAAGAAAGGAAAACAAAAAAGCCACGATCAAAATTGA
- the rpmA gene encoding 50S ribosomal protein L27, with product MAHKKGAGSSRNGRESHSKRLGIKIFGGQPAIAGNIIVRQRGTPHNPGLNVGIGKDHTLFALTDGIVSFKKKADNRSYVSVIPVEAAPVAEAPKAKPAAKAAPKAEVKAEATPVAEAPKAKPAKEAAPVAEATEEAPKAKKAAAPKAKKADKEEGAAE from the coding sequence ATGGCACATAAAAAAGGGGCCGGTAGTTCCAGAAACGGTCGCGAGTCACATAGCAAGCGTTTAGGTATCAAAATTTTCGGCGGTCAGCCGGCTATCGCAGGCAACATCATCGTTCGTCAGCGTGGTACCCCGCACAATCCGGGACTGAACGTAGGTATCGGTAAAGATCATACCCTGTTCGCTTTAACCGACGGTATAGTTTCGTTCAAAAAGAAAGCCGACAACCGTTCATACGTTTCGGTAATACCAGTTGAAGCTGCGCCTGTTGCTGAAGCTCCAAAAGCAAAACCAGCTGCTAAAGCTGCTCCAAAGGCAGAAGTAAAAGCTGAAGCTACACCGGTGGCTGAGGCTCCAAAAGCAAAACCAGCTAAAGAGGCTGCACCTGTTGCCGAGGCAACAGAAGAAGCTCCAAAAGCAAAGAAAGCTGCTGCTCCAAAAGCAAAAAAAGCTGACAAAGAAGAAGGTGCTGCTGAGTAA
- the rplU gene encoding 50S ribosomal protein L21: MYAIVSIAGQQFKVAKDQQIFVHRLQGDEGASIEFDSVLLAENEGKFKLGSDLKGAKVSAKIVSHLKGDKVIIFKKKRRKGYKKKNGHRQQFTKIEITGITL, from the coding sequence ATGTACGCAATAGTAAGTATAGCCGGACAGCAATTTAAAGTTGCTAAAGACCAGCAGATCTTTGTACACCGTTTGCAGGGAGATGAGGGCGCTAGTATTGAATTTGACAGTGTGTTATTAGCAGAAAACGAAGGTAAATTCAAATTAGGTTCTGATTTGAAAGGCGCTAAAGTATCAGCTAAGATCGTGTCTCATTTAAAGGGTGATAAAGTAATTATCTTCAAAAAGAAAAGAAGAAAAGGTTACAAAAAGAAAAATGGCCACCGCCAGCAGTTTACCAAGATCGAGATCACTGGTATCACATTATAA
- a CDS encoding four helix bundle protein — translation MRDYKKLEVWKKSHELTLFVYGTLLPKFPKSEQFDLLSQTKRAAYSIPLNIVEGSGRYTEKDFAHFLDQALGSAHELEYCCLLSKDLSYFDPELFTKTNLLINEVKAMIIGLIKKLRG, via the coding sequence ATGAGGGATTATAAAAAATTGGAAGTATGGAAGAAATCGCATGAGCTGACTCTCTTTGTGTACGGAACTTTGCTTCCAAAATTTCCCAAAAGTGAGCAGTTTGATCTGTTGAGCCAAACAAAAAGGGCAGCTTATTCAATACCATTAAATATCGTGGAAGGTAGCGGCAGGTACACAGAGAAGGATTTTGCTCATTTTCTTGACCAGGCTTTAGGTTCCGCACATGAGTTGGAATACTGTTGTCTTCTTAGTAAAGATTTGTCTTACTTTGATCCGGAATTATTTACAAAAACAAATTTATTGATAAATGAAGTTAAAGCCATGATAATTGGCTTGATAAAAAAACTCAGAGGGTAA
- a CDS encoding dicarboxylate/amino acid:cation symporter, with the protein MMKKSRITLYIIIALVLGVAAGYIYNTNVIGQINTNISAAEASIKTIDAQIAGTADTTTATYSQLKTERKAQLKAKQQYSTERDDKLVGFTILSDIFLRLIKMIVAPLVFSTLVVGVAKVGDIKAVGRIGGKTLLLFIGATFVSLLLGMLLVNLFSPGSAMHLSLPDSALGTDIKKSAISLKDFISHMVPQSFTEAMANNYMLQIVVFSLFFGIATAAIGEKGEIIIKFMDAVAHVVMKITGYVMKLAPIAVFGAIAAVVAKEGLGIIATYATFIGEFYLGLAILWAMIFFASFSVLKGKAWTLVGNVKDAILVAFSTSTSEAAYPRVLEELENFGCSNKIVSFVLPLGYSFNLVGSMIYMTFGSLFLAQAYGIHLGFGQQLSMLLVLMLTSKGMAGVSRAALVVIAGTISMFNIPEVGIALLLGIDPIMDMGRSATNVLGNTLATAVVSKWEGELGAES; encoded by the coding sequence ATGATGAAAAAAAGTCGGATCACCCTGTATATTATTATAGCCCTGGTACTGGGTGTAGCCGCCGGTTATATTTACAATACCAACGTTATCGGCCAGATCAATACCAACATAAGCGCTGCCGAGGCAAGTATTAAAACCATCGATGCCCAAATAGCCGGGACGGCGGATACCACAACAGCCACATATTCGCAATTAAAAACAGAGCGTAAGGCCCAGCTTAAAGCCAAACAACAATACAGTACCGAAAGAGACGATAAGCTCGTCGGCTTTACCATATTAAGTGATATTTTTTTGCGGCTGATCAAAATGATCGTAGCGCCGCTGGTGTTCAGCACGCTGGTGGTCGGCGTTGCCAAAGTAGGTGACATTAAAGCTGTGGGCAGGATAGGTGGCAAAACCTTGTTGCTTTTTATCGGGGCCACATTCGTTTCATTATTGCTGGGCATGCTGCTGGTCAACCTGTTTTCGCCGGGCAGCGCCATGCACCTTTCACTGCCCGACAGTGCCTTAGGTACCGATATCAAGAAATCGGCCATATCATTGAAAGACTTTATCTCGCACATGGTGCCCCAAAGCTTTACCGAAGCAATGGCGAATAACTATATGCTCCAGATCGTGGTGTTCTCCCTCTTTTTCGGCATTGCAACAGCGGCCATAGGCGAAAAAGGCGAGATCATCATCAAATTTATGGATGCTGTTGCACACGTAGTGATGAAGATAACCGGTTACGTGATGAAGCTGGCCCCTATTGCGGTATTTGGCGCTATTGCAGCAGTGGTGGCTAAAGAGGGGCTTGGTATTATCGCCACCTACGCCACGTTCATCGGCGAATTTTATTTGGGACTGGCCATTCTTTGGGCCATGATATTCTTCGCAAGTTTTTCGGTTTTGAAAGGCAAAGCCTGGACCCTGGTTGGCAATGTAAAAGATGCTATCCTGGTGGCCTTCAGCACCTCGACAAGTGAGGCGGCTTACCCGCGTGTGCTGGAAGAACTGGAGAACTTTGGGTGCAGCAATAAAATAGTGAGTTTTGTGCTGCCGCTGGGTTACTCGTTCAACCTGGTTGGATCGATGATCTACATGACCTTTGGCTCGTTGTTCCTGGCGCAGGCTTATGGTATTCACCTTGGTTTCGGGCAGCAATTGTCCATGCTGCTGGTGCTGATGCTGACCAGCAAAGGTATGGCGGGCGTTTCGCGGGCCGCACTGGTTGTGATAGCAGGAACGATATCGATGTTCAATATCCCGGAAGTCGGTATTGCGCTGTTGCTTGGCATCGACCCGATAATGGATATGGGCCGATCGGCAACCAATGTGCTGGGCAACACTTTGGCCACGGCGGTGGTAAGTAAATGGGAGGGGGAACTTGGAGCAGAAAGCTGA
- a CDS encoding RNA polymerase sigma factor: MNTREAAFKQIFEANSKKIYHLCYGYTGDDDAANDLLQETFLKVWQNLDKFRNQAQISTWIYRIAVNTCLTYLRSEKRQAKDELTPQIAENKREEFSEKNEQVALLYKCISKLEESERIIITMVLDEMPYPEIADISGISEGNLRVKIHRIKQKLTELYNHYERL; this comes from the coding sequence TTGAACACCAGGGAAGCGGCATTCAAGCAAATATTTGAAGCTAATTCAAAAAAGATATACCATCTGTGCTATGGTTATACCGGCGATGACGATGCCGCTAACGACCTGCTGCAGGAGACTTTTTTGAAGGTGTGGCAAAACCTGGATAAGTTCCGTAACCAGGCGCAAATATCAACCTGGATCTATCGCATTGCTGTAAATACCTGTCTTACTTATCTGCGTTCGGAAAAAAGACAGGCTAAAGACGAGCTGACCCCACAGATCGCTGAGAATAAGAGGGAGGAGTTTTCGGAGAAGAATGAGCAGGTGGCACTGCTTTATAAGTGTATATCAAAATTGGAAGAATCGGAGAGAATTATCATAACCATGGTATTGGATGAAATGCCGTACCCTGAAATTGCCGACATATCGGGCATATCGGAAGGTAATCTGAGGGTGAAAATACATCGTATCAAACAAAAATTGACAGAGTTATACAACCACTATGAAAGACTTTGA
- a CDS encoding GNAT family N-acetyltransferase, giving the protein MPMPITIQLVRPAEVDQLLALSRKTFYDAFEHLNNPEDFEAYTSKAFTREQLLSEIENPDSAFYFAVMDGEPVGYIKLNYRNAQAEFRDPAGVEISRIYVHADHQGKKIGNRLLDFAINKATDDKLQYIWLGVWEHNLDAQRFYERNGFVKSGSHEFVVGKDVQTDFLMKRTLA; this is encoded by the coding sequence ATGCCAATGCCCATCACCATCCAATTAGTCCGTCCGGCTGAAGTTGACCAATTGCTTGCCCTTAGCCGCAAAACATTTTACGATGCCTTTGAACATTTGAACAACCCCGAAGATTTTGAGGCTTATACGTCCAAAGCATTTACCCGCGAACAACTGCTGTCCGAGATCGAAAACCCTGATTCTGCCTTTTATTTCGCTGTAATGGATGGTGAACCCGTTGGTTATATCAAGCTGAATTACCGCAACGCCCAGGCGGAATTTCGGGACCCAGCCGGTGTTGAAATAAGCCGTATTTATGTGCACGCCGATCACCAGGGTAAAAAGATAGGCAACCGGCTATTGGATTTCGCCATTAACAAAGCCACTGATGATAAACTGCAATACATCTGGCTCGGCGTGTGGGAGCATAACCTGGACGCGCAGCGCTTCTACGAGCGTAATGGTTTTGTCAAATCAGGCAGTCACGAGTTTGTTGTTGGTAAAGATGTTCAGACCGATTTTTTAATGAAGCGGACGCTGGCTTAA
- a CDS encoding response regulator has protein sequence MKKILVIESDTSVSKLLEATIGDLGLEFFSSVRLKPLHEIISIKPDIILLEYRQPFGFGGDLCREIKTEPVTMRINVILTSTDQHIAKIARDNLADGYLHKPFNNSELIAAISNCLSKPEPVKPMAHKRSFWDTLKV, from the coding sequence ATGAAAAAGATATTGGTGATTGAAAGTGACACTTCCGTTAGTAAGCTGCTGGAGGCAACGATCGGGGACCTGGGGTTGGAGTTTTTTAGCTCGGTGCGCCTGAAACCACTGCACGAGATCATTAGCATAAAACCGGACATTATTTTGCTGGAATACAGGCAGCCATTTGGATTTGGCGGCGACCTGTGCCGGGAAATTAAAACCGAGCCGGTTACCATGCGCATCAATGTTATACTAACATCCACCGATCAGCATATAGCCAAAATAGCCCGCGATAACCTTGCCGACGGATACCTGCACAAGCCTTTTAACAATAGCGAATTGATAGCGGCGATATCCAATTGCCTGTCTAAACCCGAACCAGTAAAGCCGATGGCACATAAAAGATCTTTTTGGGATACCCTGAAAGTGTAG